The genomic stretch acatttgcaacaacaaattgcaaccctcgaaaaagcttcctccggctttgcaagatgtgagagcccggaacatatcagatactatcatgggcgccaacgtactatcactctgtgtgagcaacgtactgacgacccctgctatctttatgtcaatattcccgtcttttcttgggaatactagtagtcctaagaaagttatcatgaaagcaatccgtctatgttcttcccacttttggcgattacctttgctgcacaactggttttctggcttgtcgaatcctcctatgtgaccatatctttgatatatgaaactcatgctgcaaaaaccttttgccaagtcagggttatgaattgttctgactatctttaaggagtccagaaaccggtgtattgctacagctcttggagcaatcagatatttgtgcctcaaaggagtctcagcgctgccgatataccctgctatttcttctaaagttggggtaagttcaaaatctgagaaacggaagacattgtgcgcaggatcccagtggggaactagtgcccttatgatatctcctcgtggcctgatatccaacaaactcgtgaggcctttcagatacttcttgatttcgtcatgcccttctttgcctaaatcattccaccagagccgcaattggagggggattttactcatgattgaaaagggttcattcggagtcgtgctcattctgcacatttattaataagattttaacaaacgacacttattctgataaaaacaaaaatatatgcgatttttttgaattttgaattttcgtatatatatataaaaaaaactttctaaagaagtcaataacggaaaatatttttggatttttgtttcgaaaactgggagcctaaaagaacttttctagacctttggcaagacaaatacttttgcaaccaataaagatatatatacattttttgaagtaaagaaagactttttgaatttttcatatatatacatatatttgcaacaaataataaaagtaaaggcaaaataagactcccttttttttattattattttcgaattttcataaaaaaaaccattttaaaaataagattccttttttaaattttttatttttatggcaagacaaactatatatttctatttatattttattttttgaaaaacaaaacagaacaatgacttttcaaaatttcggcagagttttgacagtatttgttttttttttcaaaaataaacaatcaattccctaaccgttatttttttttttcacaatattccaaatattcaaacaccggtcagcatgcgggcatgagacaaataaatgcacggaaaacaataggatgcatcagaatggccttttcatatcaggtcgctagtcctagacggacccaacccctgtgttgagtcccctaagtcatatgcaacatgatgcaaataagcgttcctactagggatccggcatgaagtcacgttattctatgttcaaaacctgggtcggtgttctagacagtgtacccgagcggacaactcgagttgaggaaggagctcctttccgggaaccaaaaggccagccggcttagaaactttccgagcctcttttatttagggtatgacactaacagaatagggagtctcaaccagtgagcacatccccggaggtaagaagagaaaggtttcggcacagtttatatacagttcaaataatatcaaagcggtaaaagcagcatttagcacattaggctcagaacatgtaataatcagataataaataaagccaaataataacaattattctaagctcgaattcttaaccctgaaccagtggttctgggtgttatatccccagcagagtcgccagagctgtcacacctcctttttccgcgcccgagggggcgcagggggagtttcttccaattaaaggacaatcgaaacgggatttgtttatttatttcagagtcgccacttgggagatttagggtgtcccaagtcaccaattttaatcccgaatcgaggaaaagaatgactctatattacagtctgcgtaccagaaatccggataaggaattctgttaacccgggagaaggtgttaggcattcccgagttccgtggttctagcacggtcgctcaattgttatattcggcttgattatctgattttatacaagtatgaacttatgtgcaaattttgacttttaaccgctttattattattgtttttacaagaatgtgaacatcgcttaaaacacgtctttggactgcgtcacatgaaatgcacccacaatccggaacgcattttatttgatgttttgagatttggatttgggtcgcatgaaatgcacacccgagcttaagaaagtaaattattaaacacgcgcctaaagagactatcgcgttattattttgggaaggccacgaaattcactaagcggccctcctgaattctaagtaatttaaaacaagtatttactgagggccccgcaatttgtatttttattcggcgaggctcatctcattcttatttttaaaggaatttgcaacgtcatggaaatgcatctcgggccacgccacaatcaatgcgcccgtgactagagacatatttcgactccgttgggaATTGGAcacgggtcacataaatgtgcacccgagtttaagaaggtaagatttattaaggcgcgtcctaaagagtccaacgtattgttattttaggagggtcgtgagattttgctaaacaacccgtcctggaaactaaatgcttcgataatatatattttaacaagggccccgcatcttatGCGTTTTTGTCTGTCGAGGCTCATCTTGTCTTTATTTTTTTGAAAGGATGTCCTataacaactacgtttcttatcgcgtttgtctctactaattgaaaacagtagatagtcctaattaattacatgctcgCAAGTtatttgtaacaacattcagaaattcttaaaaatcagaaatgaggctaCATGCACAGtcggccgaacaaataatcatgggcccaaatccaaccctcgcatgattggccagacctgggccgctgcttgttcgatgcgagccTGCTGGGTCTGTGTTGACCTGAACTCGACCtttatgaggttgagattgcaagtttggtgttctttgtcttaacaggtggtttactagttatatgagaccatcaatccgaaaaggaagaacttaatccatgatgtacagttttcatacttggcatacattacaacatatactgcaaagtaaactaaaatctgagatgcaacctatctCATTGAGcatattatcacctatcagcatacatatgtaagctaccatttagctaacttatattgatatacactaggCGTACAGGCTGCTTCGATTGTCaacacaagaatgaaaattatcatacaatacatgatatctaatataacaatatacgtatgaaaatcaacttcaagtctttttcttttttgcattcatgctcaatgttccaattacattttgatagtgccttggttgtgtacctgatgtagaggaacagaagaagaaggaaaaggatcagctgagtagcacacagcaaacaacagcaacagcagattcacagcaacaacacataaacaaacaaccagccaataatgatgaagctcagcaaagagtcgaacaacaGATGAACAATCCCAGTGGTGTCCaacagtccacagacaaacaacaatatttcccaaaacaaagagaaccagcaaatagtcgagtaccaaaccagcaATCCCAAGAAAGAGTAAGGAAATAATAGCAATAACTGAGGGTTTAATAcagtaaaaccaccagttcaacaaccacaaacgaCTCAGTCACTGCAAGCAACAGAAcctggccaagacagcttgaccaataggcactcttatacaactttcaggcagtgtttggttacaatgtttattggaaactaccttatgtttttcagctttctttgaactcactagacctctcttcagactaaaagttttccaaccttttgttttctccttttctgaagactaaaagtccagccccttttaagttctcaaatggcctatttataagccaaatgaacctgtgcagttaagctgcctgccctgccaattggcagaatacccataccctttaagcccatgcctaagcatctttggtgccagccgctttgttccccacgcttggtttttgtttaatcaagagttatgggcatcattttattattcattttaagccccatactcttgtgtcctGTTCCTCattagtattagtttaatcccaaattagtgccctacttgtcagctcatttaaactaatctttctgtcctttttaacaccccagaatacccctgtttaaccttgattgttactgccctgcccattgcatcATCAGGgtattttgaactgatgaaagttcaaattcaggactgccctggactgaaccttttcagtcatttttacaatgcagacaaactcatttcaaacaatgctggggcaattcagtcagtggcaaggttcaattagtcatgcgacattattagctcattcgattcattagttatagaaaactaatcgacgatatttatcgagtcgactatactaattataacaggtaataattagtcgttcaaataaacaacacatacagggacctaaagggcttcggacaacttggtcagtcactaggaacctatataagtttattcatgcgacgactatactaatcggacatgcttaccataggatacatttaaatcatacacagaaaacaatcgaccaaataaaaggtctttacagagatgaaagaaattaagaaactatcagaaaataacaaacaattatCACAAAGCATGCTGATGACTTAATCAGCAGTTaatataaacgaaaagggaaagaaaaacttaccgacaaagtttgaaatcaaaacggacccaaatcagactcaactttgaccacttgaggccgaacaaattttaaccagggtgttctcacatgagaacaccttggttaagatccattaaacctcaaacccttattaagaccggccggattccaaggctattagtgttctaggttttggatcttcagatctgattttttgggagttgtgggtagattcggaccaaaccaagcttggtttggtcacgaagaaggtcaggggagtgtctggtatgaagatggggtggtttggcataggtccgagttcgactcaaatcttcaaatgaagattcgagacgaaggaaggtgattcgaggctagggggtaccAGATCCacgttcaggagagtgagggggtcttagggtgtttaggaggtggtcaccggcgttcgtgccgccggctttaatggcgagggagactagggcggcgttagggtttgatGGGGGCTTCAGTGTTTAGGCGAAGATGATGAGCGGGGGGGTTCGAATAGGGGGCGCGGGGGTATGATAGGAGGTTTATATACGGgaaggctgattggatctgagccgttagatcagatgatctcaacggcttagatctgatgctgagaaatgagacggggtcgtttggtagttaaacggggtcgtttggtttaagtgaggggttgggtcagactggttattgggtcgggtttgaacacgggttgctgaaaggggtcctgagccattggattggcctggacgaatggctcagatcgaacgcctttatacggcgtcgtttgaactGGTGCTTGGgcagccggatttggactgggtctgagtgctggttgggcctgtttttttgtttcatttctttcgggcccaaaccgatttccttcactctttgttttctaatttcatttttctttttaaaaaaataaaaaataaaaataacaaataataaaataacgaaattaaaactaaacaacaatgcaacattttaacacaattatcacaaaattatttaagtaagttaactaaaagcctagaacgaacgatgcacatatatatgttttgaattttcttttaatgacacacattttttgtattttgtttgataatgattaaatgcaaaatggacagaccctcAAATGACTAAcaatacatgtcatgaaaaatttgtACCGCGGGGTCACTTGtcactatttttatattttgttttccttttggagtgattgctcgtgaagcaaaaatcacgtgcttacactgcTTTCCTTCCTCTAATTTTTATTActatatttagtatatttttatacTCTGGTTCTATtcggaccttggtagatgcttatgactagtgacacctcgatgtcggacTGTATTTATTTCTGCACTTGTTTTATTTCGCTAAATCtatacttgttggggatttatccttataaatgacttaaatggACATATTAAACTGTGAAAactgaatttgggaattgtgtcggctgactttgtcttcacgagaggcgccatcacgaccggttccGGTTTGAggttgtgataagttggtatcagagcctaggttacatagatcttacgagtcatgagcaggtttagtagagtctcacgaatcggtatggagacgtttgtatttatcctcgagaggctgcagaacctttaggaaaagcttcacattcttgaattcttatcgtgcgtccttgattcaacttTAAAAGTAACTCTTTAAACTCCTTCCACGCGTTTGTATatgcgcatgagcgctcggtatcagatatgcatcgatgaCTTGTGATTCCTTGATAgaggggtgagatgtgatctctgtgtgttgatgttgggtcagtctggaggactcgaggccggattttgcttatagcttgagcaccgaggtgctgattgtgtgagcaagtgtttttgaacttatacgtTCGGTAGTGCCCTATTAGAAGAagtaatgactggatagttacatgatgagtgtgatgtgactgtgagatgtattcatatgatttggaagcgacgagaagggtctgctggaggatagaaggactattaggtgcttgatttccatcttgattcaaGGTTTAGCCCCGAGTTAtcggcgtgtgaagaatcttttcatatGTCCTAGTTGGgaatgaagtaaatttcatgttgcgatatgagttcagactcaggaagattaagtgaatgcgtaatgtttatgacagtggaaggtatacatgaATGTATTTTCGAGTGGacattgttcccttagcatattttaatagttatgcactgattgtggctagattttgAGCagccggaggtcgattcgtgagggcaaaggcatcgcgggctagagtttggacaagatcgaggtaagtaatgattgtaaatgttgtcctgagggtttgaaaccctgtatttcatatcgttgtgctactttgaggtgacgcacacgctagatgacgagcgtgaagtcgtgtactgttggggattgtgacttggtccgtcccgtacgactgttaagtcgcgtatttgatttgaaatcttatgatgtTCCATAtttcaaatcaaccaaaacacatcggattcaagcaaaATTTCCTAAAATCTTCTAGATTACGcgttcgatcaaaaacccaaccaaaccacgtttgaatgatctgaaattttgcacacacatcccaaatcacaccACAGAACCACTACAACTCTCGGAttcccattccgacccctatatcaaaatctcacctaccaaccggaaatcgccaaaatatcaacttcgccaattcaaggctaaatttactccgaacctccaaaactcattccgatcacactcctaagtcccaaatcacctcccgaagctaaccgaactatcagaactcacatccaagacctctaacacataagtcaacattcggttgacttttccaacttaaacttccttaaaagagactaagtgtctcaaatcttaccaaatcctttccgaattcgatccgaccaacccgattcCACATCACACGGATAAATAAAGCATAACAAAGCAGAAATAGGAaaaatagagtggtaactcatgagatgactggccgggtcatcacaggaGGGGGAGGGGGTAAAGCGCTCCCTAACAAAGGCGACTCCATACCTAGGGCTCGAAttcgagacctctggttaaggatgAATGAGTACTTACCACTCCACCACAATCCATGTTGGTTGCTTGTATTTATCTACATTGATTACTAGTTATATTCAATTTAGATAAGTATAAAAGTTATTGATTTAATAATCTAATATTGTTTTAATAACTTAATAATTATCATAACACTaaaaattaagaagctaataTTATTGAAATATGAACGTATAACAAAACTAACAATATTATATAAGATGAAAAAAGctataaagaaaaatatattttagaaTATCTTTATTTCATGCAAATagctgattttttttattttagttaaatgtattatatttatttatttatttttggtttaCTATAggtatattttttacttttatttgcaTTTATGGTATTTGTATTTTTTCTTGTATGTTATATATATGGCATTTGTATTAGAAGTAAACTAAGGCAACATATATAAAAGTAGACGACGTAAATCTAAAACCTAAACCTAAACTTCCTACTTCCTCCCTCAGCCGCACTCTCCCTCCCCATTTTCTTATGTCTTTCTTCCACCTTCAGTAGTCGGCCTTAATTAAGGCCGCAAGAAAGATAAAGAGGAACAAGATGGTATCCCCACTGGTTCTCTATTTATAGACAGAAATTTAACGTGTTGGTTTGTCTCTTTCCGGGTAAGCTCATGTCTCTATATCGTAGAGTTTCTGAATCTCCTTACATTTACTTGAATTTAGATTTTTAACTTCAATTTACGAGTTATTCCAGCAATTTGAAAGATATTATGCCTTATATTTTATAAGTAGTGAGTGCGATTTTGAATATTTGATAGGTTTTGTGTTTTACAAGCAATTAACTTGGGTTTCTGCTTCAATTATTTGTTTTTGATTTACAGGGTACTCAAGAAAAATGTGCCTTTGAAAAATTTCAATCTCTTTTTATGCCAAATTGTAAGTTTTACTTCTTTTTTCCATCTCCTTGTATTTATGATGTTTATTTAAATGCTTTCTCATTTGTCTTTTGTGTTTGAAAAAACTTTAAATCTTTTTTCACCTAATTCATGGCTAagtattttttcttattccatgATTTATTGAATATTTTTAATTAGTAATCGTATATGCATCTTTATATGTTTTGAGAATTCAAATATAAGTTTCTCACAAGAtcatgttattttattatttcagtCTAGTGAGTGTGCTTCATATATTCTTAGATGCATGAAGATCAAGGGGTGCGATGAAGGTGGCAACATGAATCATCAAGCAAATACTTATGTTCACTGCAAAATTTTGTACATTATTTCTGATATATGTTATAATCAAGCCTCACATTGGCaagtttttccttcaatttttgaTTATTGTACACGGCTTATGTATTGCAGATGCTATTAACTGATTAGTACAAATGTGTATTTGGAAATTTATTTTGTGAAACtttttaaattttagtttatgcggAATAAGTTATTTCTCATGCTTAATATGTTATTAGTTTTAATATAATATGCACGACCATAGTATAATTagaaaatgttagaaaaactcaaaTATCTAAGAAACAAGAGATTTGTGAGAGAAAATTTTGTCaccataaaaaattattttttttgtcaaaaaattaaaatataataaaaataatataaccacgacttttttttaataatttgtaGCCATGGAACTTTTAGTTCGTAacttaaaaaaatactttttccaCGGACTAATATACGAAAGCAATTACATATCTAAGTTTTCGTGGCAAATAAAATTAGATCTTTTGCCACACTACAACACTTTGTGGCTACCATATGAAGATAGCTACGAATTTATTTGTCGTGGCAAGAGTATAGAATCATTTGTTATAAATGTATTAGTCATGGCAAGAGTATAAAATCATTTTGCTATAAATATACCTACAACACAAAAATTTCGTAGCAATAAGTATTAATCCTTAGCCACGGACCATGTAAAGTCTGTAGCTAACTTTTAACTATGCTACATTTTGCTACGAATGCTACGGAAAAAAATATTGTGGCTAAAGTGTTTAGCCACAGACATTTTCATAATTAGCTACGTTTTGTTTTGTGGCTATAAATACATTATGTTGTAGTGGGGCTACAACACTCAAAACGACCTGCCGAATCGTTACAATAAGAGAGTATATTTTTTCATGTAAAATAATAATGTTATAGTACAAGGGATAAACTTGTCCTCTTGtagataaaattataattttattacaaagaaaaaagaaataaaaaagatgGAGGTTTATATAGGAATATGATTCTAGAATGTTCGTGCGTCAAATGATAAACAAAAAAATAGCATAAGTTAGTTTTGTTACTCGAGAGTTATGTATTATAAGGTATAGGGAAATGACTCAAACATACCACTGAACTTAACGAAACGACGCATATATATACTACTTAACTTGACGAAAAAGGGGTGAGAGTGGATGGGTGCTGGTAAATAATGAAGGGTTTATATAACGTCACGTGTCAAAATTCGATAGTAGTAGTTTCGTTAGTTGTAATAGCATATATGGCCCAAAGttataatatagataatatgtTTATGTCCAACTATTAACGAGTGACATAGACAGTTCATTTTGTGAAGTTCAATGACATATTTGAGCCCTTTCCCTTTTATTATCTCCTTTTATTTGTTCTAATAAAAGAATGGCATTTATTATGTACATAGACAAATAACTATTTTCtttggaatataatttttttatatattttaaaatcatgTCTCAATTTAGTTTGTTTTGTGCATATTTCAACTATTCAATTTTGTCCATATATTTATTACCTTCCCCCATTTACAAGCATTGAACCGCTTTGCTCACCAAAACTTATGCACATTGCAAAAATATCATGTAAAAGTTTTATGTATGCTGTAATTAAGGTCTGAACTCatcgtgattttatttttaggctTCATTGACCACTACCAAACTCTTTGATGCTACATTTTCTAATTATATTGGAGTTCGATTATATCCGAATTCGCGTTGCGTAGGGCCCATTCGAGGGAAAACACTCTCTATCAAGGATTTTTTCATACCCAGGGCTCGAACTCAAGACATCTGATTAAGGGAAGAACAGTCTCATCCACTGCACCATATCCTTTTGTGGTCAACAAGTAAATTTTATGTAGAACCAAAAACTATACTCGAATTGATAAAATAAATGGTGTAAAATATTGTTTTCTTTCTTACATTTTGGACAGTAAATATGTAGGACAATAATAATTAGCGTGGGGTCTTAAGAAAATTAGCATAGATTTCCAGAAATTCCAAATCAACCGGCAGTTCCAGGTTTGAAAACTACAACTCATTCCGACGGTTCAAACTTCAAACCATGCTTGCTGACTCggcttcttctttctttttcaccAAGACAGAGCAGTAGTCACGTGACACCCCTCACGTGCCTCCCCCCTTTATATTTCAGACTGCAACCCTACACTTTCGCTACATTCACTACCATATTCTTTTCACTAAGCAATTTTCTCTCCTACTTTTCTTTAAACCCCTTTTTTCTCCCCTAAGCCATGGCATCTGACAAGAAGATCAAGATCGGAATCAATGGTAAATACCCTTTTGATTCTTCTGTATAGATCTGGCCATGTTTGTTTTGGTTCTGATTTtcattttctgattttatttgaAACAGGATTTGGAAGGATTGGTCGTTTGGTGGCAAGAGTTGCTCTGCAGAGAGATGATGTTGAACTAGTTGCAGTGAACGACCCATTTATCTCTACTGATTACATGGTAAAGTTTGTTGTTAGATCCCTTTAGTGTTTACATGATTTTTGTAGATCTGGGAGGATCCTGACGTGGATCTCTGTGATTGGTGCAGACATACATGTTTAAGTATGATTCGGTTCATGGACAATGGAAACACCATGAGCTTAAAGTAAAGGATGAAAAGACCCTTCTTTTTGGTGAGAAGTCCGTCAGAGTCTTTGGAATTAGGTACTGATCTAGATTTATGTTTGTTTTTGGTTTTAGTTAATGGTGCTGAAGAAATTGACTAATATCTGGTGTTCTGATGTTATTATTAAAGGAACCCTGAGGAAATTCCATGGGCTGAAGCTGGTGCTGATTTCGTTGTGGAATCCACTGGTGTCTTCACTGACAAGGACAAGGCTGCTGCTCACTTGAAGGTTTGATTTATCTGCTTTCTTTATGTCTTTTTTTTGGTTTGATTGATTTTTCCAACTGCATTTCTGCTGTTTAGATTTGATCTATCATGCATTAACTCACAGCTAAAGCCACTAGTATATTTAATTTCATTGTTATTAGATCTTGTTTCTTGTGTTGGATCTAGTTTTGCGGAGAAAATGAAGCAAATTCCTGCATGTACTATTATAAAATTGGGATCTAAGTTACATACATTAAACTGTCACATTAAAAGTTTATCATGTAATTATAGAGATTTATCTGCTCTCTTACCTTATAACTAACTTGATTGTTTGTGTAAATAATTTAACAATATCCCTGATGTGTAACTTATCTATCTATGTATACATTTAACCAAATAATAATTGACATGGGGGTATCTGTGTTTGCACAGGGTGGTGCCAAGAAGGTTGTGATCTCTGCTCCTAGCAAGGATGCCCCCATGTTTGTTGTGGGTGTCAACGAGAAGGAATACAAGCCCGAATATGACATTGTCTCCAATGCTAGTTGCACTACCAACTGCCTTGCACCTTTGGCTAAGGTCATCAATGATAGGTTTGGCATTGTGGAGGGTCTCATGACTACTGTGCACTCCCTTACTGGTTAGTATATTCCTAGTTACTTTAAATTGCCCATCTGTGATGAGCTGTTATATATAGTTCTGATGCGATGCGATGCAATGGTCTTGTCACTCAGCCACCCAGAAGACTGTTGATGGTCCATCCATGAAGGACTGGAGAGGTGGAAGAGCTGCTTCATTCAACATCATTCCTAGCAGCACTGGTGCTGCCAAGGTAATTATTATTGGATTTTGGTGTCTTTGCTTATAGTTACTGTCTGTTCCATGTTTGTTGCATCTATGCTATAGAATACCATATAAACTAGAAGAGAATGTTAAGAAATGATACCTCAGTAGGCAAGTCAATCTTTCAGCAATGACAAAGTTTATAATTACTTCTTAAATTTTAGTTGCAAATATTCATCTCTAGAGTCTGTTTATTAGTCTGTTAAGCATTCGAAAGCAAATCCAATCTATGAAACATAACATGGAACTATGACAAAGTGAGCAAGCGATTAATGAGAAGTTTCGATTATTGTCTTGGTTTATTTTCGTTTTACTTTTGAGGGTTATTGCACCTGGTAATAACCTGATAGATTTTCAGTTTGATCAAGTTGCATTCATCATAATGTAGGCTGTTGGAAAAGTGCTCCCAGCTCTTAATGGAAAATTGACTGGAATGGCCTTCAGAGTTCCAACTGTTGATGTTTCTGTTGTGGACCTTACCGTAAGACTAGAGAAAGAAGCCTCTTATGATGACATCAAAGCTGCAATCAAGTAAGTTTCTGTTTGATCACTTGCGTTGTTTTATTGGTCCCTTGTGCAACTACACTAACTTGTTCCATGGTCTTCGATTCATAGGGAGGAATCGGAGGGTAAGTTGAAGGGCATCTTGGGATTCACAGAAGATGATGTGGTTTCCACAGACTTTGTTGGTGACAGCAGGTATATACTTGGTTCAATTTACTCAAAAGAGGTACCTTAATTATTGAAGTGCATTTGTTTAATGTGAAATTATTGGGTGCAGGTCAAGCATTTTCGATGCCAAGGCTGGAATTGCCTTGAGCAAGAACTTTGTGAAACTTGTGTCGTGGTATGACAAT from Nicotiana sylvestris chromosome 12, ASM39365v2, whole genome shotgun sequence encodes the following:
- the LOC104229411 gene encoding glyceraldehyde-3-phosphate dehydrogenase, cytosolic, translating into MASDKKIKIGINGFGRIGRLVARVALQRDDVELVAVNDPFISTDYMTYMFKYDSVHGQWKHHELKVKDEKTLLFGEKSVRVFGIRNPEEIPWAEAGADFVVESTGVFTDKDKAAAHLKGGAKKVVISAPSKDAPMFVVGVNEKEYKPEYDIVSNASCTTNCLAPLAKVINDRFGIVEGLMTTVHSLTATQKTVDGPSMKDWRGGRAASFNIIPSSTGAAKAVGKVLPALNGKLTGMAFRVPTVDVSVVDLTVRLEKEASYDDIKAAIKEESEGKLKGILGFTEDDVVSTDFVGDSRSSIFDAKAGIALSKNFVKLVSWYDNEWGYSSRVIDLICHMASVA